The window CCAGCTCCAGTGTATTAAGCCACAAGTTGTAAGTATATTTTTATAAGCTAGGAAGTATTTATTTAAGTACATTCTTCTAACTATACTAATTCACTTTTGCTTGAAAGCCTCAGTCTAGGGAAGTAAGAAGCTACAGAGCTAAATTGTATGGTATGTCTCAGTGCTGGAGAACCTCtgagcagaaggagaaaaaaacttcaCCTTCCAGGCAGGCAATAGAGTACAGGTGATGGGAGAGAGAGGTGACATGCCCAAGATGTCTGGCAGAGGCTGATGTGGTGGCCATCTACATGTGCACTTACAGGCACTGCATTTCATCAAGCACTGATACCACAGGGACCTAAGGTCAGTTACCTAAGGTCAGTTGGCTGGAGTGACAGTTCAGTGTTCTGCACTATTAACAGCAACTCTGGGGTGAAATACTCTGTGTTAATACTGCTGGTTCTGTCTGATTAGTTGAAAGAGCACTGATAgtctgttgggttttgttttttctaatttgCTTATGGTGAGCCAAAGCTTCTACATACTCCATACTCAAACCTCTGTGAGAGAACCATAACCACTGACTTCATAcctatgctttttaaaaaaatgagctcTGTAAAGTTAAATCTTTATTTGGAAATTCTTACAGCAAAATGAACCAGTGGAGTATTCAGAACTGCAGTCCAAGGCAAGGAGCAAGTACACATAATGAAGTCATAAAAATAATCCCAAGAAAGCAGTGGGTCCTCTTAAGTCCTCCTTTATCTCAAAGAATAAAGGGGAAGTTAGGAAGCATTATTTGCCAGTAAACTGAGGTGGTCGTTTCTCCCTGAAGGCAGCCATCCCTTCCTGACGGTCTCTTGTGGGAATGttctacatttaaaagaaaaaaggtacgtttttttatttaacaagtCTGGTGTGTTTTTAAGTACTGACTAATTTGGCAGTAGTGGTCCAAGTCAAagattgcttttctttcaatGACACAGTAAGTCCCAGTGTAAATCACTAGCAAAGCATCTAAGACAAAGACCATAGAGAACTATAtaggaaaacaattttccaTAAATTTAATACTTCACCATCTTAAAATACACTGAGAGGCACAGCAGTTACATTGTTCCATTAGCTGAGAAAGGTGCATGCTCTCAAAGCTTGTCAGAAAGAATGACTACAGAACAATCTATTTTTCAGTTAGTTAAAACTAAAACCATTTCTGAAGCTCATCCTGTAATTTACATACTGCTGAAACTAAGAATATATAATTACTTTAGACAAAGGGTTTTGTTTAAGGAAGGACTTTGGTCTCAGGCAGGCTGAGAGGCAGCTCTGCATAACACAACAGTTAACattctgaaacagaaatctgGAACTGCACTTGAATATGTTCTCAAAGCTTTGGATTTATTTGTTAATGTTCCtttacagagaggaaaatacaaaaggaaTTTAATGTCTATACTGTGAATATCTGGCTTTAGAAAACATACAGTTGTTCCTTTCAGGAAAGTATTCTGAAGGCTACCTACCTGGGCATAACACATCCCCTCAATAGCCATCCCTGACGCAATGTCAACCTGGGGATGAGAAGGAGTGAGATTTGGCTGAAGTATAATCCTCAAAACTACTTCGTAGCCCTCACATCCATAAACATTTACTCATAGTGAGTGACCTTCACTCCTGTGTTAGAACAGCAGTGTTAGCAACTGTAGAGAAAAAGTCCGGTCGtattaattttgtctttaaagaaaaattttaacCCCCCCAAATGGTCTGAAATGCCTTGTCTAAACAAGGATTATAACTCATCTgttctaaacattttttctgtagtaaTTTGTAAGAGCTGCCCATCTGCTTCACTTAcctcagtattaaaaaaataaataaattattacctCCATTCCTCTGTTTATTGCCAGTTTTCCCATTTTCACAGCAAATGGagcctttattaaaaaaaaaacacaaacaaaacccaagaaaatcacatttaaaaattactaaagcCACATAATACTCAGCTCATAATACTGTAGTTGTTAGTATCATTATCCTACCTCCAAATGACCTTTTAGTCTATAGAAATTTGCAGtaagttaatatttaaaaatactttggtgTTATCTACAGTTAACACGGTGCAAGGTGTCAGTGTGTCCTGCAGGTCTGCACAACCGCAGCTCAGAGGTGAAGCTGCCAGAGGGGTTAAGCATCTGGCTGTTAACATTTGTTCCTACAGAAATGCCATTCCCAAAAAAGGACAGAGTTCAGAGACTTTAAACATCTGGGACCAAGACTTCAATATTTCATAGGAAGGAGTTTCAActgtgtgttttctctcttAGGGGAAGCAGAAATGCCTTTTCACATTGACCACGTGAATGATACACTTACCTGAGGAAGGATTTCCTTAGCCAAAGCTAATGCTCTCTGGTAAGCTGCATCTCCCTCACTGTTCTGTGGCACTGTGTGATTTACTAATCCCATTGAGAAGGCTTGTTGTCCATCAATCTGTCTGCCAGTGAAAATGAGTTCCTTTGCAAGGCCTATTCCAATACATCTGGGCAGGCGCTGGGTTCCACCTTATGACAACAGCAAAACCaccattttccatttctgagaGGTGCCCAAAAAAGCAATAGTATTTTGTCTCCTTATTTAACAAGGaggtttgaaaaataaagggatcatgtatttctttaataacAACTAGCTGAATACACCATTTTGCAAGGCATCTGAAAGGCTTCAGCATCCTTTTGAGTACAGGAAAAGGTAGAAAGGGACTCTCCTAAATTCATAGCAAGTCCAAGACAGGGCTTGGAACAGAACTCTTGTAACAGTGACCTCTTGGGTCACTGTAAGATGCTACTTCTAATTTACATTCAAAACACTTCAAGTGCTTATGTAACGTGTAATGGCAAAATATTTACTATACAGCTGAGAACGTAAAAGTCTGAAGATTTAATGAAGGTTACCTGCTCCAGGAAGAAGCCCTCTTGTGGTCTCAATAAGGCCCATTTTAGCTGATGAAGCTATTAAATAAATAGTTTAGTTACTTTTTGATCTGTGTTAACTATAAATTTTCCATACTGAACTGATTAATAAAACTACAAAACTATCAATGCTTCACTAAACTCCATTTCTCCAGGTAGCTAAGAAGTCTGAATCTGAAAGTGCTTAACCTATGTCCATCTCCGAGAGATGAGGTCCCAACTGATTGAAGTAGGGAAGGTTAGACCTAGCCAGAATGCTGATCCAGTATTACATAACAACTATTGAATTCTACCAATAGCTTTTTGAAGGAATTCTAATCTTGTCTAAaaataagctttattttttaagcaacaaAACTGCTTTCCCAGTAGTAACTAAATGTAACAATTTCGGGTCAAATGCCTACTCCTTTCCTGAACAGTGTAAATTCCTCTCTTAGCCTATGAGATTCCATTAGCAGTCAGCTCTCATATCATGTGTCATCAAATTCTCTATAAAATGTAGTCACCAATTAGAAGAAGAATGCTGTGTTCAGCCTCACACAAACCTGCTACTCGAAGGTCACACGCCAATGCCAGTTCCAGCCCACCACCCAGTGCGTAGCCATCTATTGCAGCAATTGTAGGTActggcagggcagctggagaagacaagaTGGATTATATAGTTCTGTTCCAGAAGTTCTGTTCCTCTCACTTGgaacaaatgcaaaacattccCTTTACACACAAAGAAGCATGGAAACACAAAGCATTACAATGCAAAACAGGATGAACTGTGTCCTTGCAAATTTATGATGCAAATATCCAGCTGTTGCAGTTAAACAGTCAAAGACACCATCTCTCCTCATTGTTACCAGGATTAGCTCTTCTGGTGCTTTTGTTAGCCAAGTCTCATGCACTTGGTAAACACTGTTGTCACCTCATAGTTGAGGAACCTGGAGATCAGTTGCTTGATAAGATACTTTTTAAGATACTCAGGGAACTGGAAGCAGACTTAAGAACCATGTGGTAGTTCTGTGCTGTAACCATCCCTCCCAACTGCTTCTGTGGTTTGTGAGACAGGGTCATTCTCTCTACATTGagttttttaattactgcagcTCTGATTGGTATTTTAGTCAGATTTCACTTTGGTATTCCTTTCTAGTGAGAGTAGAGTCATTCAGAaataggagaagaaaataaattgcagaaGTCCATAttcccttcaggaaaaaaaaaaaaggggaggttGTAGGTACAAACCCCCTGACATTCAGAGATCAAATCCACATTCTTAGGTCGTTGCTGCATTATGAATGTTTCTGAGCATGTATGGAAAGTGGGACAAGCAACACTGCTCATTTTGTCTAGCACTGTCTCCCAAGGATTACACAGAACTGtatataaaatgctttttgataGCAGGTATTATTTatgtgtctgtgctgcttttcatcATGGAAAAGGCAGCATACATCTTGTCCTTGGAGTGGCAGCAGGATAGTTGGCATTTAATTCTAATAAGATCTTTGTTTCAGGTATAAGCTGGAGTAATATGGAAAGCTACTCCTAAATGGATAACCTGCTGGGGCAGGcatccttttcctcctgcagcatTTCTAAATGTCTCAGTACAGGCAGTCTAGGACAAATTCTCCAACTGAGACAATAATTTACCTATTTCATCCATGAGATTTCTCAGCCTTTTAACAAAGTGTCCAACTTCTTCATCATCCATCTTTGCACGTTCCTTTAAGTCTGCTCCtaaacagggagaaaaacttTAGAATCCAGGAACAGGGAAAAGACATCTGAACTGTCTTCCCTCCTGTCCCTCTCAGGCGCAAAAAAGCcacctcatttttcttttagcagGCATTTCCAACTGCTTTTCTGCGTGATCTGATCAGCCCACAGCCCTAAGAGCCATGAAATTCTTTAACACTAGTTGGTGGAGCTTTGCTACCTACCAGCACAAAAGACACCTTTCACCTCACTCTTGAACACCACCACCCGAACCTTCTCATCAAAGCGCAGTTCTTCCAGagcactgaacagctgcaagGGAGGGAATGCAAACAAGAGAAGAGAAACTTTGAGCATATGGATGTATATACCTAAATTACAGCAAGCTCCTAAACTATGATAAaagttgttgtttggttttctttcccctgcagGTGCCAGGAATTTTCTCAGAATGACACACTTCCCCATCTCTTGTTTTATTCCAGTCATGGATGAACCTTTGCTGTACCTTAAACTCCCCCTTCCTGTTCAGGCATGAACTAAGACTTTCTCCAGGGTATTTCAGCCTTGAACAGATCATCTGCTAAGGTCTGACAATGTTTTTGTTGTAATCACACAAGTGAGGACATAAACTTGCATCCAGGTTAGCTAACTTAACTAACTCCAGTGTCTCTGTCCAGTCTGCACCTGAAGTTATTGTAGTATGGACATATCACaatccttttcttcaggctaacCTGCCTTGCCCCAGTGCACTTTCCCACTGATCTTAAGCAAGAGATTAAGTTTTTGCTTCGCATTTCCCACAACTATTCTTATTGGTTAGTTACTGATCATGATTCCAAACACGTTCACAGGCCAGGCCCATACTCACTTCATTTACAAATACTTTTCCCAATGAATTTCTCGCGTGGGGTCGGTTCATTAGGATTTCAGCAATACCTTAGTAATAGGAGACAATTTCAGTTATACTTCATTTAGTTCTCTGACACAGTAATTCAACTGGGAGCATATGCTGCATCTTGTCTTTCCTGAAAATGCATATAAAGTATATTCTAAAACAATCAGTTATTTTAGAAGTGGAGGTGGCAGACCATGTCTACAAAAATCCAGTTATGCAAGTCAAGTGTAAAATTCAGAAGCACTGTCAATAATATAAGTaagcagacttttaaaaaatgaacatgaCATCTAAGAATATATGTCTTGGAATcactgcagaaatggaaaaaacccaaactatctaaggtttctgtttcaaatgtttcaattctgtttcagttcagtttttaTTGTACAGTCTTCCTGTGTTCAAGTGCATTCCTTAATGAAGACAACCATCCTCTCAGGATAGCTGTTTGCACGAGGATAGCACAAACTGGTCACTCTCAGTTTGTGTTCCAGAACTGTTTTGAAACTGTAGCTCTGTTTAATTTAGAGTTAATAAGCTCATCAGTGGAAAGGACTTCAAAGTTCCTAagtccaagaagaaaaataagaccaCATCTGCCTTCTTCTCCCTTGCTTTGTAAACTATTATTCAATGGTTTCTGTATGCTTTGGTGAGAAAAACCATCTCCTGTTTCCTTGGCTGGACTTCTGCTCCCTTCCCAGGCCTTGACATTGCaagaggctggtgctgctgctgcaggcacacagATGCACCTTGTGTCCTTCTGCCCTGCTGGAAGGTCTCTGTCTTTATTCCTCTGCCCACGCCAGTGCCTAGTTAGTAAACAAGAGATGTC of the Apus apus isolate bApuApu2 chromosome 7, bApuApu2.pri.cur, whole genome shotgun sequence genome contains:
- the ECHDC2 gene encoding enoyl-CoA hydratase domain-containing protein 2, mitochondrial isoform X1 gives rise to the protein MRLGRAGRAALRGGAGGPVAAAARRGAEVLVGAGERSGIAEILMNRPHARNSLGKVFVNELFSALEELRFDEKVRVVVFKSEVKGVFCAGADLKERAKMDDEEVGHFVKRLRNLMDEIAALPVPTIAAIDGYALGGGLELALACDLRVAASSAKMGLIETTRGLLPGAGGTQRLPRCIGIGLAKELIFTGRQIDGQQAFSMGLVNHTVPQNSEGDAAYQRALALAKEILPQAPFAVKMGKLAINRGMEVDIASGMAIEGMCYAQNIPTRDRQEGMAAFREKRPPQFTGK
- the ECHDC2 gene encoding enoyl-CoA hydratase domain-containing protein 2, mitochondrial isoform X2 — protein: MNRPHARNSLGKVFVNELFSALEELRFDEKVRVVVFKSEVKGVFCAGADLKERAKMDDEEVGHFVKRLRNLMDEIAALPVPTIAAIDGYALGGGLELALACDLRVAASSAKMGLIETTRGLLPGAGGTQRLPRCIGIGLAKELIFTGRQIDGQQAFSMGLVNHTVPQNSEGDAAYQRALALAKEILPQAPFAVKMGKLAINRGMEVDIASGMAIEGMCYAQNIPTRDRQEGMAAFREKRPPQFTGK